Proteins from a genomic interval of Drosophila melanogaster chromosome 2R:
- the Sec31 gene encoding secretory 31, isoform A, translating into MKIKELQKTVNIAWSPAQQQQILLAAGTAAQQFDSNANSTLELYSPNFSDATYDLELRASVSSQYKFQKLIWSPVGPHPSGLIVGGCEAGQINIYSADKLLAGKEEPLLKRQDKHTGAVSGLDFNPFQNNLLASCASESEILIWDLNNPETSMSPGTKTQPLEDVKNVAWNRQVQHILASVFSTRCVIWDLRKSQQIIKLSDSQSRVRWHAIEWHPEAATQVWLASEDDQAPVVQLWDLRYATAPAKTYQIHERGVLGMSWCLQDNDLMVSCGKDNRIYCWNPNTKIPEGEILSEVATTASWYSDVQFCPRNPALIASASLEGAVSIYSLHGGTHHLVQTANKIADSFPGMDQFAQEPIPQQATQVVYHDLAHAPKWMKRPCGVAFGFGGKLVSFNGTSKTVKVQQLTTESALVDRANALERSLVDANYSDYCRQRADETPDQHGRYIWYFIKANFELNPKEEMLNLLGYNKDDIDSKFNKFIKETDGNSHSDVDTLTTRISTLTHTQDNKFDGNAIDSQNHNDFATPPRPQFKVPSGDHSDSLIAEAILTGNVDAAVELCLEAQRIPEALIIASTAGIETLNRTQTRYLLQQKNELSHVISALVSRDWLDFVNRCTVDSWKEALVAALKHSERKVVDICERLGDRLLSECASSAEFTRNAMLCYICAGSIDKLVTAWYQLKRLEQQNPGYKPNTTELQDLAEMVMLMCKSLEQQGISVDLAGRFAGFLTEYGGLLASQGALTAALQYITTLGGGAAASESDVLQSLRDRINNAVNLDYTQPQAAVAAAPHGYQPTRGRGSFSQPQPSAPMPYGQPPNQYAQPSWPAQVPPLQTSYPGAQQPQAPPQIFNPQPVKPEPLAQPPRPLSNASSSGGPPPAGGASSSGGSGLSGRSKYVLDPSVAAPTSSYGMPYNPVPAPVPSAVPFGGGGVPGPAPQPASVPTYNSNAFNTNPIAAAQPYNPSPLMPAQQNQFVPGVNPIETMPPPAVPPVIQNVQRNPTPPPGWNDPPALKSSRAPKPKPVVEPSAAIFHPLFPVDPNQNQNGYVDPSQYQHAAPLGGVPNTYYNPAAFNNNPQQQQQHQQSYLQPQQPAPGIQQPNWQGQQQTIGYTEQPAPIQQQRQPAPPKEKPPLPEEYIYLQTVLEELKNRCLGATNDPRTKRKFVDVVKRLENLYDCLRDGKLTPTTVQYLNQIVQYIQISDYANAMEIHTQIAFGTDFAQCAGFMQGLKVLLQSASELQLVLR; encoded by the exons ATGAAGATCAAGGAACTGCAAAAGACGGTGAACATCGCCTGGTCGccggcgcagcagcagcagattcTCTTGGCCGCCGGCACCGCCGCCCAACAATTCGATTCCAATGCCAATTCCACTCTGGAGTTGTACTCACCGAACTTCAGCGATGCCACATACGATCTGGAGCTGAGGGCCAGCGTTTCCAGCCAGTACAA GTTCCAAAAACTCATCTGGTCCCCAGTGGGACCACACCCCAGTGGCCTGATTGTGGGCGGCTGCGAGGCGGGGCAGATCAACATATACTCAGCCGACAAGCTGCTTGCAGGCAAGGAGGAGCCGCTTCTGAAGCGCCAGGACAAGCACACAGGCGCCGTTAGCGGGTTGGACTTCAATCCCTTCCAGAACAACCTGCTGGCCTCATGCGCCTCCGAATCGGAAATCCTAATCTGGGACCTCAACAACCCGGAAACAAGCATGAGTCCCGGCACCAAGACACAACCACTGGAGGACGTAAAGAACGTAGCATGGAACAGGCAGGTGCAGCACATTCTAGCCTCCGTGTTCAGCACACGCTGCGTGATTTGGGATCTGCGTAAGAGTCAGCAGATCATCAAGCTCTCCGACTCGCAGTCGCGAGTGAGGTGGCACGCTATTGAGTGGCATCCGGAGGCGGCGACGCAGGTGTGGCTGGCTTCCGAGGACGACCAGGCGCCAGTGGTGCAGCTGTGGGATCTGCGATATGCCACGGCTCCAGCCAAAACATACCAGATTCATGAGCGCGGAGTGCTGGGAATGTCGTGGTGCCTGCAGGACAACGATCTAATGGTTTCGTGTGGCAAAGACAACCGCATCTATTGCTGGAACCCCAATACCAAGATTCCAGAGGGAGAAATCCTATCTGAGGTTGCCACCACTGCCTCGTGGTACTCCGATGTGCAGTTTTGCCCACGTAATCCAGCTCTGATAGCTAGCGCCAGCTTGGAGGGAGCAGTTTCCATTTACTCTCTACATGGAGGCACTCACCACCTTGTGCAAACCGCCAACAAGATTGCCGACTCGTTTCCGGGCATGGATCAGTTTGCCCAGGAGCCAATTCCGCAGCAGGCCACGCAAGTGGTTTACCATGACCTGGCGCACGCTCCCAAATGGATGAAGCGGCCCTGTGGCGTTGCCTTTGGA TTCGGTGGCAAGTTGGTCAGTTTCAATGGAACCTCGAAAACGGTCAAGGTCCAACAGCTAACCACCGAATCCGCCCTTGTGGACCGGGCTAATGCCCTGGAACGCTCTCTGGTCGATGCCAATTATTCGGATTACTGTCGGCAGCGAGCAGACGAGACACCGGATCAGCATGGCCGCTACATCTGGTACTTTATTAAGGCGAACTTCGAGCTTAATCCCAAGGAGGAAATGCTGAACCTTTTGG GCTACAACAAAGACGACATCGATAGCAAGTTCAACAAGTTTATCAAGGAAACGGATGGCAACTCGCATTCGGATGTGGATACTCTGACGACCCGCATCTCGACACTGACCCAT ACGCAAGATAACAAGTTTGATGGCAATGCAATCGACTCACAAAATCACAACGACTTTGCCACTCCTCCGAGGCCGCAATTCAAGGTTCCCAGCGGAGACC ACTCGGATAGCCTGATTGCCGAGGCAATACTCACTGGCAATGTGGACGCTGCCGTGGAGCTCTGTCTGGAAGCACAGCGCATTCCTGAAGCCCTGATTATCGCCTCAACGGCTGGCATTGAGACTCTGAACCGCACGCAAACGCGCTACCTGCTGCAGCAGAAGAACGAGCTATCGCACGTTATCTCCGCTTTGGTATCGCGCGACTGGTTGGACTTCGTCAACAGATGCACTGTGGACTCGTGGAAGGAGGCCCTGGTGGCCGCGCTCAAGCACAGCGAGCGCAAGGTGGTGGACATCTGCGAGCGACTAGGCGATCGCCTCTTAAGTGAGTGCGCCTCAAGCGCCGAGTTTACGCGCAACGCCATGCTCTGCTACATTTGCGCCGGCAGCATCGACAAACTGGTCACCGCGTGGTACCAGTTAAAGCGGCTGGAGCAGCAGAACCCCGGCTACAAGCCCAACACCACAGAGCTGCAGGACTTGGCTGAGATGGTGATGCTGATGTGCAAGTCGTTGGAGCAGCAAGGCATATCCGTGGACTTGGCTGGTCGCTTTGCCGGCTTTCTGACTGAGTACGGCGGTCTTCTTGCGTCCCAGGGTGCTCTGACTGCAGCCCTGCAGTACATTACCACCTTGGGCGGAGGAGCTGCCGCCAGCGAAAGCGATGTTCTGCAGAGCCTACGAGACCGGATAAATAACGCTGTCAACCTGGACTACACCCAGCCACAGGCAGCAGTCGCTGCTGCGCCACACGGCTACCAACCGACTCGTGGTCGTGGATCGTTCTCGCAGCCACAGCCTTCGGCTCCCATGCCCTACGGCCAGCCGCCCAATCAGTATGCACAGCCCAGCTGGCCAGCGCAAGTGCCTCCACTACAAACAAGCTACCCAGGAGCCCAGCAGCCTCAGGCTCCGCCGCAGATATTCAATCCGCAGCCTGTGAAACCAGAGCCCCTGGCCCAACCACCGCGCCCACTCAGCAATGCCAGCTCTTCAGGTGGTCCGCCGCCAGCAGGCGGCGCATCATCCTCCGGCGGATCGGGTCTTTCTGGCCGCTCCAAATACGTTTTGGACCCATCTGTAGCAGCTCCAACCAGTTCCTACGGAATGCCATACAATCCAGTGCCGGCCCCCGTTCCATCAGCGGTTCCATTTGGCGGCGGAGGAGTGCCTGGGCCCGCACCCCAGCCAGCTAGCGTGCCAACGTACAACAGCAACGCGTTCAACACGAATCCTATTGCGGCTGCCCAACCTTACAACCCTTCGCCACTCATGCCAGCTCAGCAGAATCAGTTCGTGCCCGGTGTGAATCCCATCGAGACAATGCCACCGCCGGCTGTGCCACCAGTCATCCAGAATGTGCAACGCAATCCCACACCACCACCTGGCTGGAACGATCCTCCTGCACTGAAATCTTCGCGAGCG CCTAAGCCGAAGCCGGTGGTTGAGCCAAGTGCTGCTATCTTCCATCCCCTGTTCCCAGTCGACCCGAATCAGAACCAGAACGGTTATGTGGACCCCTCTCAATATCAG CACGCAGCACCACTTGGAGGAGTGCCCAATACGTACTACAACCCGGCTGCCTTCAACAACAatccccagcagcagcagcagcatcagcaatcATATCTCCAGCCTCAGCAGCCAGCCCCTGGGATTCAGCAGCCAAACTGGCAGGGACAACAGCAAACCATTGGCTATACCGAGCAGCCAGCGCCCATCCAGCAACAGCGCCAACCGGCGCCGCCCAAGGAGAAGCCACCACTCCCCGAGGAGTACATCTACTTGCAGACTGTGCTGGAGGAGCTGAAGAACCGCTGCCTGGGCGCAACCAATGATCCG CGCACAAAACGAAAGTTTGTCGATGTTGTCAAGAGGCTCGAAAATCTCTACGACTGCCTGAGAGATGGAAAG CTCACTCCCACCACGGTGCAATATCTGAATCAAATAGTTCAGTACATTCAAATATCCGACTATGCCAATGCTATGGAAATCCACACGCAAATCGCCTTCGGAACGGACTTTGCGCAGTGCGCGGGCTTTATGCAGGGACTGAAGGTCCTACTGCAATCCGCATCCGAGCTACAGTTGGTTCTGCGTTAG